The stretch of DNA TCTACACGCGGTAAGAAGGATAACCCACGAATTTACCGCTGGAGCTTACATTACCACCGACCTGTCTGACAATCAGATTACCGGGTTTAATCCCGGAGCCATGAAAGAACCATGCTCCCAAAATATTGACGGATATGACCCAAACGATACTCTCGCTATAGTCGCTCCTGGGAATATCGAAGATATGACTACCTATCCGGAGATGTTTCGTCAAAAAAACATTCCGTATATTTTTGACCCCGGCCAATCAATCCCGGCTCTGGGTCCAGAAAAAATACTCAGCGGTCTGACAGGCTCAAGAATGTTTATTTCAAACGATTATGAGCTTGAAATGGTGACCAGATCTACGGGGCTAAGCAAGAGAGACATTCTGGAAAAAACAGGCGCAATAATTACGACACTGGGCGAAAATGGAGCGCTGGTCGCTACTGCGCAAGGGGAAACAAAGATCCAGGCCGCAACCCCAATTAAGGTGAGTGATCCTACCGGCGCTGGTGACGCGTTTAGAGCGGGATTGATTAAGGGCATTGTAATGGGAAAACCCATCGTCGAAGCGGCTCAGATGGGCTCTGTGTCAGCCAGTTTCGGCGTTGAATGTCAGGGTACCCAATGTCATAGATTTTCGATTGAGGAATTCTGGAATCGATACGGGTCTACTTTTGGAAATTCATAACTACATGGCATGATTGAGGCGGGCGCTAAGTGACACCATCTGAAACCCTGGAAAAAATTAGACGGAAATTCGATAGATTGGGAATCAGTCTTCAGGACTTGACAGTAGAGGTCAAAGGAGTTCCTTATCGGATTTCATTGGATTCAGACAGCTTTGTCGTATACAGGGTCAATCATTGCAGGGGCCATAAACATCATGTGCCCGGCTGGCCAGTTTGTCTCGTCACAAGAGAAGCTATTTTTCAGGAATGCTCCGACGAAGCATTGGGAGTTGACCATTGTTCTTGCAGCGTAAGCATAGAACAGTGGATGGAAATTGTGCAAAGGAATTGTACAAAATTGTAAACCGCCTATTCTGATATCCATATATTTCTTATTGACTGGCGCTAAAACAGAAAAGCAAGGGGTGCGGTGGTCTTGGTTCTTTAGACAACTGCACGAGATTTATAAGTGGGAAGCTGCTTGTTCATGCCACTACCAGCGATGGTGAGGTACTGAAGTAGACCTCATCCGGGGTCCTTCCGTCAAGTCCTTGGCGCCTTCTCCTGTAGTTGTAAAAGTCAAAGTACGCCTTTAGTCCTACACGAGCTTCCCCCAAGGAGTCGTAGGCTTTGAGATATACTTTTTCATACTTGACGCTTTTCCAGAGACGCTCCACGAAAACGTTGTCCACCCAACGACCTTTTCCGTCCATACTGATTCGGATCCCTCTGGAAATCAGAGCCCCGGTAAACTCCTCTGACGTGAATTGACTACCTGGGTCCGTGTTAAAATTTCGGGAGTCCCGTAAACTGCCAAGGCTTCTTCAAGCGCCTCAAGAAAGAATGAGACATCCATTGTATTAATCAGCCTCCAGGCTAATACCCGGCGACTCGACCAGTTCATGATCGCAACCAGAAAACAGAAGCCCTTCGCCATTGGTATATACATTATGTCCGTCGCCCACATCTGGTTCCATCTGGTGATTAAATTGGCACCCTATTTTTGCGCAACATCCAGGTTTTTCTTAACATTTTAAACCATCAGTTATTAAAAGCTCCCTACAATTTGTCGGGATCACGTTCCTGTTATCGGAACATGACGATATTGGGCGACAATAAGATCGGCTCTCAGGCAAAATTTCTGACGTGCCCTCAGCAATAGTTTATAATTGTAAGGTTTACGCTTTTTGTTTATAACGAGTTAAACCTCTTTTCCCAAAATTTGATTCTGGCAGAGCCAACGTCACATGTATTTGCAGGGCAAATGAACAAATTCCTAGAAAAATACCTTAAAATTTATCCGCACGAGGCTCCTAAGTTCGTGTGGATATCGGGAATATTCTTCGCCATCTTCCTCGGCTTCGCATTTTTCCGCAACTACGTAGACGCTTCATTTTTAAAGAGGTATGGGCCCCAGTATATTCCTTACATGTTAGTCATCAACGCGTTGCTGACTTTTGTTGTTTTTGCTCTCGCCAATCGTCTCAACCGGCTTTTCCTCGATCACACCATTCTGGCCTGGCTCCTCAATTCATGCGGCGTAGCTGTTATCATCCTTTTCTTCATGGTCAAGGCTGATATCACTATTGCTTACCCTATCCTCTATCAGATTCTGAATCTTCTCGATTCTATTCTCCTTGTATATCTCTGGAATGTCGCAGGAGATCTCTTTGACGCTAGGCAAGGCAAACGACTATTTCCATACGTCACCGCTGCGCAGGTTCTAGCGAGCACCTTAGGGAGTTTTGGCACCAAACCATTCACTGCTTTTGTTGGGGAAGACCCTACACTAATTCTTTTTGGGGTCATGTCTCTCTGTGTCGGTGTCTATTTGATAGCTACGGGAGGCAAGTTTCTCGGTAACCTAAAACCAAAAACTTCATCGCAAAAAGCCCAGACCAAGAAAATCACCGAGGTTCCCGGCCTGATAGTTCGCTACCCCATAGTTCGGTATCTGATTATCACTGGACTGATTCCCAACATATTGTTGCCAATATTTTCCTATCAGTTCAGCGTCATAGCCAACCACACATTCGCGTCAGAACAAACTCTCATCACGTTCCTTAGCGTCTTTCGAGGACTTACTACATCTGTTTCATTCATACTGTTGTTTTTTATGGGCCGCGTCTATCAGTCCATGGGCCTTACAAACGCCTCGCTGGTTCAACCAATCAATTTTGCCGCCCTGTTTGGATCACTGATGTTTTTCTTTAATATATACGTGGCGGCTTACGGTCAATTCACTTCTCTGCTCATACAAAGAGCGGTCGCCGGACCAATAAACAAGGTATTCTTTAATGTAATACCTTCTGAACTGGCGTCCTGGGCTAGGACATTTATACGGGGAACAGTACTGAAAGTCGGCATGCTTGCGGGCTCACTGAGCATGATCATACTAAAGCCGGTAATGGACGCTGAACAGTTTTCGATCATCGCGTTCATATTGGCGGTCTACTGGTTTTATGAGACTCTGCTTTTCCGCAAACATTACAAGAAGACGCTCAAGCAGGTTATAGTTGAAAAGGAAATCGACTTTGATCAGATCGAGTCGGTGCGAGCCATGGATAGCGGCACAGCTACCGTACAATTTGGGCCATTATCTGTAGAAGAGCGACCCGCCAGACTGGAAGGGGACATCTTTCAAACCACAGCCCCCGTAATTGATCCGGATACCGCTTTACGACTTCTTTATGATGAAAGCTCAGGGACAAGGGCGGAAGCGGCTCTTTCTTTCCTATGTTCTCTTGATGTCCGGGCTGTAGGCAGGCTCGTGGAATTGCTGGACGACATGGAGGAGGAGCCCAGAAAGGCCGCAATCGAGGCCCTAATGGGATATAAAGGAGAAATCCTGCCATTTCTGGAAATTTCACTGCTTAACGCTCCAATCAGGACCAAGCAGGGAATCCTTGAAGTCATTCGTCTATGCGGTCTCAAGAACTTTGAAATGCTTCCGTTTCTGGGGCAGGAGCTTGCACTCG from Desulfomonilaceae bacterium encodes:
- a CDS encoding carbohydrate kinase family protein, with the protein product MNILVLGSLAYDRIMDFPDKFSNHILPDKIHILNVCFMVNGLRELFGGTAGNIAYNLSLLGERPIIMASAGKDFDSYEKWLSELSLPLHAVRRITHEFTAGAYITTDLSDNQITGFNPGAMKEPCSQNIDGYDPNDTLAIVAPGNIEDMTTYPEMFRQKNIPYIFDPGQSIPALGPEKILSGLTGSRMFISNDYELEMVTRSTGLSKRDILEKTGAIITTLGENGALVATAQGETKIQAATPIKVSDPTGAGDAFRAGLIKGIVMGKPIVEAAQMGSVSASFGVECQGTQCHRFSIEEFWNRYGSTFGNS
- a CDS encoding cyclic nucleotide-binding domain-containing protein — translated: MNKFLEKYLKIYPHEAPKFVWISGIFFAIFLGFAFFRNYVDASFLKRYGPQYIPYMLVINALLTFVVFALANRLNRLFLDHTILAWLLNSCGVAVIILFFMVKADITIAYPILYQILNLLDSILLVYLWNVAGDLFDARQGKRLFPYVTAAQVLASTLGSFGTKPFTAFVGEDPTLILFGVMSLCVGVYLIATGGKFLGNLKPKTSSQKAQTKKITEVPGLIVRYPIVRYLIITGLIPNILLPIFSYQFSVIANHTFASEQTLITFLSVFRGLTTSVSFILLFFMGRVYQSMGLTNASLVQPINFAALFGSLMFFFNIYVAAYGQFTSLLIQRAVAGPINKVFFNVIPSELASWARTFIRGTVLKVGMLAGSLSMIILKPVMDAEQFSIIAFILAVYWFYETLLFRKHYKKTLKQVIVEKEIDFDQIESVRAMDSGTATVQFGPLSVEERPARLEGDIFQTTAPVIDPDTALRLLYDESSGTRAEAALSFLCSLDVRAVGRLVELLDDMEEEPRKAAIEALMGYKGEILPFLEISLLNAPIRTKQGILEVIRLCGLKNFEMLPFLGQELALAYSNLVAIHVLNAMPDSESVGMLKEYLEELNDETLSLIFYALWVYHADMRLMYQALQSETASIAVELVENSIEREIVPYLIPLIEDIPLYEKIERGRKLFPLIRNESPERILTFLANSDDALTKILALYVIGECKPEKLFIPAIESLRNDINADVRQVVDFALQKVNKEVAEMPDVIQRINQLKQFSIFDGMGVRELHAIASVVNVERFDSGDIMIRENDENSSIYMVVSGKIGIYNNYGKPEQVEKVILGPGSFIGELSLFTKQTASATCVAVEPTESYVLRHSQFQGIMRIYPQIGINLCQFFTLKLRQMSY